A genomic region of Flavobacteriales bacterium contains the following coding sequences:
- a CDS encoding nucleotide exchange factor GrpE, with protein sequence MAKKKKHEEPENNEVQAQVEEQEVQGSEEDTSAREGQNTSENEEDELQKAKDKYLRLFAEFENYKRRTARERIELIGRSTEELMTAILPVLDDFDRALKSMQDAKEVSGLVEGVELIHNKLKKTLEQKGLQEMDSTVGQPLDTDYHEAITQIPAPEDDLKGKVVDEVEKGYLLNDRVIRYAKVVVGQ encoded by the coding sequence ATGGCGAAGAAAAAGAAACACGAAGAACCTGAGAATAACGAAGTACAAGCTCAAGTAGAAGAGCAAGAGGTTCAAGGGTCCGAGGAGGACACATCGGCCCGCGAGGGCCAGAACACCTCTGAGAACGAGGAAGATGAGCTTCAAAAAGCTAAGGATAAGTACCTGCGGTTATTCGCTGAATTCGAGAACTACAAGCGGCGTACAGCCCGTGAACGAATTGAACTGATCGGGCGTTCAACGGAAGAATTGATGACGGCCATACTGCCCGTTCTAGACGATTTCGATCGCGCATTGAAGTCGATGCAAGACGCCAAAGAAGTGAGCGGTTTGGTTGAAGGTGTGGAGCTCATTCACAACAAATTAAAAAAGACTCTGGAGCAAAAAGGGCTGCAGGAAATGGATTCGACCGTTGGTCAGCCGTTGGACACGGATTACCATGAGGCCATTACTCAAATACCGGCACCTGAAGATGATCTCAAAGGGAAGGTAGTCGATGAAGTTGAGAAAGGCTACCTATTGAACGATCGCGTAATTCGCTACGCAAAGGTGGTCGTAGGACAATAA
- the fusA gene encoding elongation factor G, with product MAKKQDLRFVRNIGIMAHIDAGKTTTTERILFYTGVSHKIGEVHDGAATMDWMEQEQERGITITSAATTCFWNFPTVQGQPVPETQQYKINIIDTPGHVDFTVEVERSLRVLDGAVALFCAVGGVEPQSETVWRQADKYKVPRIGFVNKMDRSGADFFSVISQVNEHLHGNPVPLQVPIGTEADFRGVVDLISNEAVIWDDENFGSTYKVVDIPEDLKETLAEWREKLVEAVAEYDDALMEKFFDDPESITEEEMIEAIRKATIDMTITPMLCGSAFKNKGVQTVLDAVMRYLPSPVEIEAITGTNPDTDEEEKRRPTTEDPFSALAFKIATDPFVGRLCFFRVYSGELPAGSYVYNTRTNKKERISRLFQMHSNKQNPIELIGAGDIGAGVGFKDIRTGDTLCDEKKPIVLESMTFPEPVIGVAVEPKTQADVDKIGQALAKLAEEDPTFRVATDEDSGQTVISGMGELHLDIIIDRMRREFKIELNQGAPQVQYKETITTTVDHREVYKKQTGGRGKFADIVISLGPVEDEKEQGLEFVDEIKGGNIPKEFIPSVQKGFQDSMKNGPLAGYEIDSMKVTLKDGSFHPVDSDQLSFELAAKMAFREAARKASPVLLEPIMKVEVVTPEENMGDVVGDLNRRRGQVAGMDSRAGAQVIKADVPLSEMFGYVTDLRTITSGRGTSTMEFSHYAPAPNNVAEEVIAKVKGKAQTA from the coding sequence ATGGCAAAAAAACAAGACCTCCGTTTCGTTCGTAACATTGGGATTATGGCTCACATCGACGCCGGTAAGACTACTACTACCGAGCGTATTCTGTTCTACACCGGTGTTAGTCACAAGATCGGTGAGGTACACGATGGAGCCGCGACCATGGACTGGATGGAGCAGGAGCAGGAGCGTGGAATCACCATTACCTCAGCTGCTACGACTTGTTTCTGGAACTTCCCGACTGTGCAAGGTCAACCAGTTCCTGAAACACAACAATACAAGATCAACATCATCGACACCCCGGGACACGTTGACTTTACCGTGGAGGTAGAGCGTTCACTGCGTGTATTGGATGGTGCCGTAGCATTGTTCTGCGCAGTAGGTGGAGTTGAGCCACAGTCTGAGACCGTATGGCGTCAGGCTGATAAGTACAAAGTGCCTCGTATCGGATTCGTTAACAAGATGGACCGTTCGGGTGCAGATTTCTTTAGCGTTATTTCTCAAGTAAATGAGCACTTGCACGGAAATCCGGTTCCACTTCAGGTGCCGATCGGTACAGAAGCTGACTTCCGGGGTGTTGTTGATTTGATCAGCAACGAAGCTGTTATTTGGGACGACGAGAATTTCGGAAGCACCTACAAAGTAGTTGACATTCCAGAAGACTTGAAAGAAACTTTAGCCGAGTGGCGCGAGAAACTCGTAGAGGCGGTAGCTGAATACGACGATGCGTTGATGGAGAAGTTCTTCGACGATCCCGAGAGCATTACCGAAGAGGAAATGATCGAAGCGATCCGCAAGGCGACCATCGACATGACCATCACTCCAATGCTTTGTGGTTCTGCCTTTAAAAATAAAGGAGTTCAGACCGTATTGGATGCTGTAATGCGTTACTTGCCTTCACCGGTTGAGATCGAGGCTATCACAGGAACTAACCCTGACACTGATGAAGAGGAGAAGCGTCGTCCTACGACCGAGGATCCATTCTCAGCGTTGGCATTTAAGATTGCGACTGACCCATTCGTTGGTCGCCTATGCTTCTTCCGCGTGTATTCAGGTGAGCTTCCAGCGGGATCTTACGTGTACAACACACGCACGAACAAGAAAGAGCGTATCTCTCGTTTGTTCCAGATGCACTCAAATAAGCAGAATCCAATCGAATTGATCGGAGCTGGTGATATTGGTGCCGGTGTAGGATTTAAAGATATCCGTACTGGAGATACCCTTTGCGACGAGAAAAAACCTATCGTACTTGAGTCAATGACCTTCCCGGAGCCGGTAATCGGAGTGGCGGTTGAGCCTAAGACTCAAGCCGACGTAGATAAAATAGGTCAGGCCTTGGCTAAATTGGCCGAAGAAGATCCAACGTTCCGTGTAGCAACTGACGAAGATTCGGGTCAGACCGTGATCAGTGGAATGGGTGAGTTGCACTTGGACATTATTATAGACCGTATGCGTCGCGAGTTCAAAATTGAATTGAACCAAGGTGCTCCTCAAGTACAGTACAAAGAAACCATCACCACAACCGTGGATCACCGCGAGGTTTACAAGAAACAAACTGGTGGTCGTGGTAAATTTGCGGATATCGTGATCTCACTCGGACCGGTTGAGGACGAGAAAGAGCAAGGACTGGAGTTTGTGGATGAGATCAAAGGAGGTAATATTCCTAAAGAATTCATCCCATCTGTTCAGAAAGGTTTCCAAGATTCGATGAAGAACGGTCCTTTGGCGGGGTACGAGATCGACTCAATGAAAGTAACCTTGAAGGATGGATCGTTCCACCCTGTGGATTCGGATCAGTTGTCGTTCGAGTTGGCCGCAAAGATGGCCTTCCGCGAGGCTGCCAGAAAAGCTTCTCCTGTACTGCTCGAGCCTATCATGAAGGTTGAAGTCGTTACCCCTGAAGAGAACATGGGTGATGTAGTGGGTGATTTGAACCGCCGTCGTGGTCAGGTAGCCGGAATGGATTCACGTGCGGGTGCACAGGTGATCAAAGCCGATGTGCCATTGTCTGAAATGTTCGGTTACGTAACTGATTTGCGCACTATCACTTCGGGTCGCGGAACTTCAACCATGGAGTTTAGTCACTATGCTCCGGCACCAAACAACGTGGCCGAAGAAGTGATCGCAAAAGTTAAAGGTAAA
- a CDS encoding TlpA family protein disulfide reductase, whose translation MAGLVFAVNPNCNAQEVGLNIGDIAPEIELKNQDGKVVKLSDLRGQYVLIDFWASWCGPCRRENPNVVATYQKYQNYVLNGFEGFTVYSVSLDGTPRQSNAKESWLKAIQQDQLAWRYHVSELQGWRSAVVSLYRVNSIPTNYLIDGNGVIVAKNLRGAALMNKLAQIAGE comes from the coding sequence ATGGCAGGGCTTGTATTCGCTGTAAACCCGAACTGCAATGCGCAGGAAGTAGGACTGAATATTGGAGACATCGCTCCTGAGATCGAATTGAAGAACCAAGACGGAAAAGTGGTTAAGCTCAGCGATCTCCGGGGTCAATATGTCTTGATCGATTTTTGGGCGAGTTGGTGTGGTCCTTGTCGTCGCGAGAATCCGAACGTCGTGGCTACTTACCAGAAATATCAGAACTACGTATTGAACGGATTTGAAGGTTTTACCGTATACAGCGTGTCGTTGGACGGTACTCCGCGTCAGAGTAATGCGAAGGAATCGTGGCTCAAAGCCATTCAGCAGGATCAATTGGCCTGGCGCTATCATGTGAGTGAGCTTCAGGGGTGGCGTTCGGCCGTGGTATCGCTGTACCGCGTGAATAGTATACCGACCAACTATTTGATCGACGGTAACGGGGTAATCGTTGCCAAGAATCTCCGTGGAGCTGCGCTGATGAACAAGCTGGCACAGATCGCCGGAGAGTGA
- a CDS encoding UvrD-helicase domain-containing protein encodes MSTDYLAQLNEPQRLAVEHTEGPLMIIAGAGSGKTTVLTYRIAHLMALGVDPFNILALTFTNKAAREMKDRIQRIVGGTEARNLWMGTFHSVFARILRVEADKLGYPSNFTIYDTEDSRKLIGNIIKEQNLDTDLYKPKQIQGRISSFKNSLITPQAYWDIPELQEQDSASKRPETGKIYEMYVDRCFRAGAMDFDDLLVKTNELLNKFPEVLAKYQQRFKYLLVDEYQDTNHAQYLIVKALASRYENICVVGDDAQSIYAFRGANIKNILNFNRDYPDAPALKLEQNYRSTKMIVGAANSVIKHNPDQLQKEVWTSNKEGKKIRVYQAISDNQEGQYVAGSIWERQARENRSLGDFAVLYRTNAQSRSIEDALRKRNIPYRIYGGVSFYQRREVKDLLAYLRLTLNHNDEEAFRRVINYPKRGIGDTTMQRLTVAANNFKCSLWDLCERIDAYPQVGLSSGVQRKLINFATMIQSFRAMTESHDAFALAQHIAQQAGILKEPNDDQTPEGISRAENIQELLNSIKEFIEEGKEGPNETRRTDLPAFLEEVSLITDQDNDDPNDHNKVSLMTIHLAKGLEFPHVFIVGLEEDLFPSMMAVNSRSDLEEERRLFYVALTRAETSATLTYSLQRYRWGKVIDNEPSRFLEEIEDHFLDWLIPTERRNQAVPEKYRVDFGGGRERRPAAGNGSARKKPATEHPKPLGLKSNMKPIGQSERRSAPSTGGGDFEFGLQLTQGMRIAHERFGAGEVVRLEGSGPNQKAVVHFDRHGEKKLLLKFAKLKEL; translated from the coding sequence ATGAGTACGGATTACCTAGCACAATTGAACGAGCCGCAGCGATTAGCGGTTGAACATACAGAAGGGCCGCTGATGATCATCGCCGGTGCAGGATCGGGAAAGACCACAGTTTTGACATACCGGATCGCGCACCTCATGGCCCTCGGAGTTGATCCATTCAACATATTGGCGCTGACATTTACGAACAAGGCCGCACGCGAAATGAAGGATCGTATTCAAAGGATCGTTGGCGGCACCGAGGCGCGAAACCTTTGGATGGGCACCTTTCACTCGGTATTTGCTCGCATACTTCGCGTAGAGGCCGATAAGCTCGGATATCCGAGTAACTTCACCATTTACGACACAGAAGATTCGCGGAAGCTCATCGGAAACATCATCAAAGAGCAGAACCTCGACACCGATCTGTACAAGCCGAAACAGATTCAAGGGCGCATCAGCAGTTTCAAGAACTCCCTCATCACGCCGCAGGCGTATTGGGACATTCCGGAATTGCAAGAGCAGGACAGCGCCTCAAAGCGGCCCGAGACCGGGAAGATCTACGAAATGTATGTCGATCGTTGTTTTAGGGCAGGGGCAATGGACTTCGACGATCTGTTGGTGAAGACCAATGAACTTTTGAACAAGTTCCCCGAGGTGTTGGCCAAGTATCAGCAGCGATTCAAGTACTTGCTGGTCGATGAGTACCAAGATACCAACCACGCTCAGTACCTGATCGTCAAAGCCTTGGCGAGCCGCTACGAGAATATCTGCGTTGTGGGTGACGATGCTCAGTCCATCTATGCTTTTCGAGGAGCGAACATCAAGAACATCTTGAACTTCAATCGCGATTACCCCGATGCCCCTGCGCTGAAGCTCGAACAGAATTATCGGAGTACCAAGATGATCGTTGGCGCAGCGAACTCGGTCATTAAACACAACCCGGACCAACTTCAAAAAGAGGTATGGACTTCGAATAAGGAAGGTAAAAAAATCCGAGTGTACCAAGCCATTTCCGATAATCAGGAAGGTCAATACGTCGCCGGGTCCATCTGGGAGCGGCAAGCTAGAGAAAACCGCAGTCTGGGCGATTTTGCCGTTCTGTACCGAACGAACGCCCAATCGAGGAGTATTGAAGATGCACTTCGGAAGCGGAATATCCCTTATCGCATTTACGGTGGCGTATCCTTTTATCAACGGCGCGAAGTCAAAGACCTGCTCGCCTATTTGCGTCTGACCCTCAATCACAACGACGAAGAGGCTTTTCGCCGAGTGATCAATTACCCCAAACGCGGGATCGGCGATACTACGATGCAACGACTGACCGTTGCAGCCAATAATTTCAAGTGCTCTCTTTGGGATCTATGCGAACGTATCGACGCCTACCCACAAGTAGGGTTGTCTTCGGGTGTGCAGCGAAAGCTGATCAACTTCGCTACCATGATCCAGAGTTTTCGCGCGATGACCGAATCCCACGATGCCTTTGCCCTTGCCCAACATATTGCACAGCAGGCGGGAATACTCAAGGAACCCAACGACGACCAAACCCCTGAAGGCATCAGCAGGGCCGAGAATATTCAGGAGCTTCTCAATAGTATCAAGGAGTTCATCGAAGAAGGCAAGGAGGGGCCCAACGAAACCCGACGCACTGATCTGCCTGCGTTTTTGGAGGAGGTTAGCCTCATCACCGACCAGGACAACGACGACCCGAACGACCACAACAAAGTGAGTCTGATGACCATCCACTTGGCGAAGGGACTCGAGTTTCCGCACGTTTTCATCGTAGGTCTCGAAGAAGATCTTTTTCCAAGTATGATGGCCGTAAACTCGCGCAGCGACCTCGAAGAAGAGCGCCGTCTCTTCTACGTAGCTCTGACACGAGCCGAAACAAGCGCAACCCTCACCTACTCCCTTCAACGCTATCGATGGGGTAAGGTGATCGATAACGAACCGAGTCGATTCCTCGAAGAGATCGAAGACCATTTCCTCGACTGGCTCATTCCCACCGAACGTCGGAATCAGGCCGTACCCGAGAAATACCGAGTGGATTTTGGAGGAGGAAGAGAACGGCGGCCTGCGGCCGGAAATGGAAGTGCGCGGAAAAAACCGGCGACTGAACATCCCAAACCCTTGGGACTAAAATCGAACATGAAACCCATCGGACAAAGTGAACGCAGGTCCGCTCCGTCGACGGGCGGCGGTGATTTCGAATTCGGATTGCAACTCACTCAAGGTATGCGCATTGCTCACGAGCGTTTTGGTGCCGGGGAAGTGGTCCGGTTAGAAGGGAGTGGTCCAAACCAGAAAGCGGTAGTCCATTTCGACCGACACGGCGAAAAGAAGCTCCTGCTCAAGTTCGCTAAGCTAAAGGAACTATAA
- a CDS encoding gliding motility-associated C-terminal domain-containing protein, protein MKKRLILSLVVLTTALQAQVIAPADTFLCQGGPLPLTATYLGGGGSTSYADSIIPFFWETAQLSGVYNGPDDQHSGVVNIGFDFCFYGQTYSQVVVSTNNYITFDLTNGGGFSPWTTQAIPNPNEPLAAIMGPWVDINPATGGNITYGTVGTAPNRKFVASYNNIPMFSCSQIIYRGQIVIYETSNLIETHIENLPLCSSWNGGNSVHGLHNETGTQAYTVAGRNNTPYTVQFEGRRFYGTGAANVVWYDENLNALDTGLTVTVNPTSSTTYFLGLVCGGIQDSVRVQIGVVGASFNTQDESCYSADDGIATVNLPNNGGQWDVTWLDVFGNTLQVDNNITTAATLNGLEAGAYYVEMYDQVNDCAVIDTVYINQPPPIVLNEQVQNAFCDQNNGIIDLALAGGYGPLTFSWDDGTVSLDRDNLTPGDYTIYVQDSIGCDTTATFTILNEFPVDADFTATPMSGLAPLTVNFNDLTTGADGYTVDFGNGDTGFDPDTTYTFEENGLFTIVMVGYDSLSGCTDTATLVIDVTSDPRVLMPNVFSPGGNFPYYNAVTSNDSTANIDQFTGVIYTRWGNAVYEWTNWEDQTAGWDGTVNGSKASEGVYYYAVKAVGSNGKAIEQSGHLTLIRND, encoded by the coding sequence ATGAAAAAACGTCTGATCCTCTCCTTGGTTGTACTTACAACTGCTCTTCAAGCTCAGGTCATTGCGCCGGCCGATACCTTCCTCTGTCAAGGAGGCCCGCTTCCTCTAACAGCGACCTATCTCGGTGGGGGTGGATCGACATCTTATGCCGATTCCATTATTCCCTTCTTTTGGGAGACAGCTCAATTAAGCGGTGTATATAATGGACCGGATGATCAGCATTCGGGGGTGGTGAATATTGGATTCGATTTTTGCTTCTACGGACAAACCTACAGCCAGGTAGTCGTTTCAACGAATAACTATATCACCTTCGATTTAACGAATGGCGGCGGATTCTCGCCTTGGACTACCCAAGCCATCCCAAATCCGAACGAGCCACTTGCGGCGATCATGGGGCCTTGGGTCGATATCAATCCGGCCACGGGAGGTAATATTACTTATGGAACGGTCGGAACGGCACCGAACCGTAAGTTCGTAGCGAGCTATAATAATATCCCGATGTTCTCGTGTTCACAAATCATATACAGAGGTCAGATCGTGATCTACGAAACCTCGAACCTCATTGAAACACACATCGAGAACTTGCCCCTTTGCTCCAGCTGGAACGGAGGTAATTCCGTTCACGGGCTTCACAACGAAACGGGAACCCAGGCCTACACCGTCGCTGGCCGCAACAACACGCCATACACCGTTCAATTCGAGGGCCGCCGTTTTTATGGAACCGGTGCCGCGAATGTCGTTTGGTACGATGAGAACTTGAACGCCTTGGATACGGGATTGACCGTTACCGTAAACCCAACGTCTTCAACCACGTACTTCTTGGGTTTGGTATGCGGTGGTATTCAGGACTCGGTTCGCGTGCAGATCGGAGTCGTCGGTGCTAGCTTCAATACACAGGACGAGTCTTGCTATTCAGCCGATGATGGAATAGCAACGGTGAACCTTCCTAATAACGGAGGGCAGTGGGATGTCACCTGGCTCGATGTCTTTGGGAATACCCTGCAGGTCGATAACAACATCACCACCGCGGCAACGCTTAACGGACTCGAAGCGGGGGCTTACTACGTCGAAATGTACGACCAGGTGAATGACTGTGCCGTGATCGACACCGTTTACATCAACCAGCCACCGCCCATCGTGCTCAACGAACAGGTTCAAAATGCATTTTGCGATCAGAATAATGGAATTATCGATCTCGCCCTCGCGGGCGGATACGGACCTTTGACCTTCAGTTGGGACGATGGCACGGTATCGCTTGACCGCGATAACCTGACGCCGGGAGACTATACCATATATGTACAGGATAGTATTGGATGTGATACAACGGCAACCTTTACCATATTAAATGAGTTTCCGGTCGATGCCGACTTTACGGCCACACCTATGAGCGGATTGGCTCCTTTGACGGTGAACTTCAATGACCTCACTACCGGCGCCGATGGCTACACCGTGGACTTTGGAAACGGTGATACGGGCTTTGATCCCGATACCACATATACTTTTGAGGAGAACGGCCTATTTACTATTGTGATGGTCGGCTATGATTCACTTTCCGGTTGTACGGATACGGCAACTCTGGTGATCGACGTAACGAGCGACCCAAGGGTGTTGATGCCCAACGTATTTTCACCTGGAGGAAACTTTCCGTATTACAATGCCGTAACCTCAAACGACAGCACGGCCAACATCGATCAGTTCACGGGGGTCATTTACACGCGTTGGGGCAACGCGGTATACGAATGGACCAACTGGGAAGATCAGACAGCGGGATGGGATGGAACCGTGAACGGTTCAAAGGCCAGCGAGGGTGTTTACTACTACGCGGTCAAGGCGGTCGGATCCAATGGAAAAGCCATAGAGCAAAGCGGGCACCTGACGTTGATCCGCAACGACTAA
- the rpsL gene encoding 30S ribosomal protein S12, whose product MPTIQQLVRKGRKQIEKKSKSAALDASPQRRGVCTRVYTTTPKKPNSAMRKVARVRLTNGKEVNAYIGGEGHNLQEHSIVLVRGGRVKDLPGVRYHIVRGALDTAGVEGRLQRRSKYGAKRPKK is encoded by the coding sequence ATGCCAACGATACAGCAGCTTGTAAGAAAAGGCAGAAAACAGATTGAAAAGAAAAGTAAATCTGCCGCTTTGGACGCTAGTCCACAACGCCGAGGAGTATGCACTCGTGTGTACACCACGACGCCCAAGAAACCGAACTCAGCGATGCGTAAAGTAGCGCGTGTTCGTTTGACGAATGGTAAGGAGGTCAACGCCTACATCGGGGGTGAAGGGCACAACCTGCAGGAGCACAGTATTGTGTTGGTGCGTGGAGGTCGTGTGAAGGATTTGCCCGGTGTGCGTTACCACATCGTTCGTGGGGCTTTGGATACAGCTGGTGTTGAAGGTCGTTTGCAACGTAGATCAAAATATGGTGCTAAGCGTCCTAAGAAATAA
- a CDS encoding DUF4290 domain-containing protein codes for MVTFAKQVDITMQYNTDKEILKIPEYGRHVQQMVDYAVTIEDKEKRQKVAQAIIDVIGNLNPHLRDVPDFKHKLWDHLFIMSDFKLDVDSPYPKPTRESFEERPDTVAYPQERIRYRYYGKYIIKMIEAASEMKDLEHRPQMVKQLANHMKKSYLNWNKDSVEDKVILNHLNEFSNGELELNEEQELAETKDLVSSTGNISKPRTQRKKGGKKRNYKHRK; via the coding sequence TTGGTTACCTTTGCGAAACAAGTAGATATTACGATGCAGTACAATACGGATAAGGAGATACTGAAGATACCTGAATATGGACGGCATGTTCAGCAAATGGTGGATTACGCGGTAACGATCGAAGACAAAGAAAAGCGACAGAAGGTGGCGCAGGCGATCATAGACGTTATTGGAAATCTGAACCCTCACCTCCGAGACGTACCTGATTTCAAACACAAACTGTGGGATCACTTATTCATTATGAGTGATTTTAAGCTAGATGTCGACTCTCCGTATCCAAAGCCAACGAGAGAATCGTTCGAGGAACGCCCTGATACCGTGGCCTATCCACAGGAGCGAATTCGCTATCGCTACTACGGCAAGTACATCATTAAAATGATTGAAGCCGCCAGCGAAATGAAGGATTTGGAGCATCGCCCTCAGATGGTGAAGCAGTTAGCGAATCATATGAAGAAGAGCTATCTGAACTGGAACAAGGATTCCGTTGAGGACAAAGTGATCCTGAATCACTTGAACGAATTCTCGAATGGTGAGCTCGAGTTGAACGAAGAGCAAGAGTTGGCCGAAACCAAAGATTTGGTAAGCTCAACAGGCAACATCAGCAAACCGCGTACTCAGCGTAAAAAAGGAGGAAAAAAACGAAACTACAAACACCGAAAATAA
- the rpsG gene encoding 30S ribosomal protein S7, translating to MRKTKSKKRELLPDPKFQDPMVTRFVNNMMLDGKKSTAFDIFYEAMDLLDAKSENSGLETWKEALTNVMPHVEVRSRRVGGATFQIPMQIRPDRKISMAMKWLISYSRARNEKTMAQRLANEILAAAKEEGAAVKKRQDTHRMAEANKAFSHFRF from the coding sequence ATGAGAAAAACAAAATCGAAAAAAAGAGAGCTGCTGCCAGATCCTAAGTTCCAGGATCCGATGGTAACGCGTTTCGTGAACAACATGATGTTGGACGGTAAAAAAAGTACCGCTTTCGACATTTTCTACGAAGCAATGGATTTATTAGATGCTAAGTCTGAGAACAGTGGATTAGAGACTTGGAAAGAAGCGTTGACGAATGTAATGCCTCACGTTGAGGTGCGTAGTCGTCGTGTTGGTGGTGCTACTTTTCAGATTCCGATGCAGATTCGTCCCGATCGTAAGATCAGCATGGCTATGAAATGGCTCATCAGCTACAGCCGTGCTCGTAACGAAAAAACAATGGCTCAGCGTTTGGCAAATGAGATCTTGGCTGCGGCCAAGGAAGAAGGTGCTGCGGTTAAGAAGCGTCAAGATACGCACCGTATGGCCGAGGCCAACAAGGCATTCTCTCATTTCCGATTCTAA
- the murA gene encoding UDP-N-acetylglucosamine 1-carboxyvinyltransferase, whose protein sequence is MSTFIINGGKPLSGSITPQGAKNEALQVICAVLLTPEKVIIRNIPNIRDVNKLIELLVDLGVKVEKLGPNDYSFKANEVNLAYLDSHAFKQKGAALRGSIMIVGPLLTRFGKGYIPRPGGDKIGLRRLDTHFIGFQNLGAEFNYDDTASFYQVTTDRLKGTYMLLDEASVTGTANIVMAATMADGVTTIYNAACEPYLQQLCRMLVSMGAQIEGIGSNLLKITGVEDLKGCEHRCLPDMIEIGSYIGMAAMTESDLTIKNVAYEYLGVIPTTFRRLGINLERKGDDIHIAPQAHYEIESFIGGSIMTIADAPWPGLTPDLLSVILVTTTQARGSVLIHQKMFESRLFFVDKLIDMGAQIILCDPHRATVIGLDRQTQLKATTMTSPDIRAGISLLIAALSADGRSTIHNIEQIDRGYENIDERLNAIGADIIRID, encoded by the coding sequence ATGTCCACCTTCATCATTAATGGCGGTAAACCGCTATCGGGGTCGATTACGCCTCAAGGAGCAAAGAACGAAGCACTTCAGGTCATTTGCGCCGTGTTGCTTACTCCCGAAAAGGTAATCATCAGAAACATCCCGAACATTCGGGATGTGAACAAACTCATCGAATTGTTGGTCGACTTAGGAGTCAAAGTCGAGAAACTGGGGCCTAACGACTATTCGTTCAAGGCCAACGAAGTCAACTTGGCTTATCTCGACTCCCATGCATTCAAACAAAAAGGAGCTGCTCTTCGCGGGTCCATCATGATCGTGGGTCCGTTGCTCACGCGTTTCGGAAAGGGTTATATCCCACGCCCTGGAGGCGACAAGATCGGACTTCGCAGACTTGATACGCATTTCATTGGATTTCAAAACTTGGGAGCCGAGTTCAATTACGACGACACCGCATCGTTTTATCAGGTTACTACTGATCGCTTGAAAGGCACTTATATGTTGCTCGACGAAGCTTCGGTGACCGGTACGGCGAATATCGTTATGGCCGCTACGATGGCCGATGGAGTAACCACGATCTACAATGCGGCTTGCGAACCTTACTTACAGCAGTTGTGTCGCATGCTGGTTTCAATGGGAGCACAGATCGAAGGTATTGGATCCAATTTACTGAAGATCACAGGCGTCGAAGATCTTAAAGGATGTGAACACCGTTGTTTACCCGACATGATCGAAATTGGATCATATATCGGAATGGCGGCCATGACCGAATCGGATCTGACGATCAAGAACGTGGCCTATGAATATCTCGGGGTTATCCCCACGACGTTCCGTCGATTGGGGATCAATCTGGAACGCAAGGGCGACGACATCCACATCGCGCCGCAGGCGCATTACGAAATTGAATCGTTCATCGGCGGTTCTATCATGACGATCGCGGATGCACCGTGGCCGGGTCTTACTCCTGACCTATTGAGTGTGATCCTGGTAACAACTACTCAGGCACGTGGAAGTGTGTTGATCCATCAGAAGATGTTTGAGAGCCGCTTGTTCTTTGTCGATAAGCTGATCGATATGGGAGCGCAGATCATACTTTGCGATCCGCACCGGGCTACCGTGATCGGGCTCGATCGACAAACTCAACTCAAGGCGACCACCATGACCTCCCCCGATATTCGTGCGGGAATTTCCCTGTTGATCGCGGCCCTGAGTGCCGATGGCAGAAGTACTATCCACAATATTGAGCAGATCGACCGCGGTTACGAGAACATTGATGAGCGTTTGAACGCTATTGGTGCAGATATTATACGAATCGACTAA